In Lactuca sativa cultivar Salinas chromosome 5, Lsat_Salinas_v11, whole genome shotgun sequence, the DNA window attattcaatataaaaaaaagaaaaaaaatcaacaagaataaacaaaaaaacgaaaaaaattgtaaaataagatttcagcaatatataatcaatattttagcaagaaaaaaaaagaagaaaatgttGGAAGAGGTAGGAAGAGGCAAAACAAGTGTTGCGCCAAAAAAAACACGCGCATATGTTTTTTTAATCTGAagacttctgaaaaacaaacaactGTGAGATGAAAAAGTGTCGTTCGTGTGCTGCGTCGCGCAGCAATATGAGGTATGAAGAGGTAACAAACATcatctaaggtgttgtttgttttttcgaagcgaaaaCGCCTGAAGTCTGCGGACAACCTCTGCAACTCTCTGTAGTAGAAAAGGTGGACCAAATGGTTGcatcatttaataaaaaaatatgtttgttttttaacgtctgcagatTGCTACAGTAAGTTAAAGTAAGGCGTAAAGAGGTTTGAAGCAGTTGGTCTATTGTTGCgccacgcagcacacgcgcatcagtttttaagtcagaagtattctgaaaaacaaacagttGCGAAAAGTCTAATGTTGTCGTGTGCTGCACGACACGACAATAAATGATCTGAAGTTATTTTTTAGAAAACCGAACAACatctaagccttttaaatctacTATGGAACAATGTGGAGCATTTGGAAATCAAGGAATAAAAGAGTTTTTAAGAAAAACCGGCTATCACGGATAAAGTCATTGATATTATAAAATTAGTGACATTTCTTTGAGTGAAAAACAGGGTTAAAATTAACCGGATGGATTAGGCAACTTGGTAAGGATGCCCATTGTCTTATTGACTATCTctatttctttcttttttatggTGTACTATTATATGCCGCTAATTGTGGTTGGATATTTTTCTTGTGTTTATTAATaatgtttattaataataataataataataataataaatcataacGCAAGTTTAGATATCGAATATAATTCGTTACGAAAGACATTAAAAAAACTAAGTTGGCCTAATGACAAAAGGAATTATTTTTATATCATGGATTCAATTCTTGCTTCTCcctatttattttcttattttaatcCTTcgtatttattatatataatagCTAAGCATTAAATCACAAAATGGTGTCCAGCTTAGGTGGTTTTTGACTTATCGTTTTAAAAGGCaaaagttttttttgaaaaaattataaaaagtCAGGTTTTTCAGATTTTTCCAAAAGGTCAGTTTTTTTTAAAGACTTTTGTCTCTTAAAAAGATAAGTCAAACACCACTTAATGATTAAAGTTTGTTATGCAATAAAAGGTAAAATCAGCTGCATGGGCAAAATTGAACGAATTTACTCGTATTTGAGGCATTAATGAACAAAAAATCTGATTTTAAGCATATTCATTAATGAACAAAAAATTTGACTTTGGGCGTAACGGAATATTTTGTGTAAAAGTGAGGATTCCTAGACAAAAACCCAAATGTGATTTAAGCAAAGTAAGAGGGAAAGAACAAAATTCGTCTTTGATTACGCCGCTCATCTGTCGAATATTTCAAACGTCTTTGCTAATAAGACAAGAACCTCGATCAACCCACCTCTTAGTGAATCATGGTCATCAATTGTCTCTTCCAAACAACCAATTTGGATTCCATCCAAAGCTGAAGAAATGGCGACAGCAGCATTCAAATCGAACTCTAGAAGAAGCAACGCCTACAGAGGAGTAGATTCCCCCAAAACCGAACCTCCTAACCCTAATCCCCTACCTCAAAAACAAAGATTACGAAGGTCTTTAAGCGTCAACGCTGTTTCCCGATCCACACAAATCGACATATCTGAATTCTTGAACAAAAGAGACAACCCTCTTTACTGGGCAACCGGCGGTTCCCCTGCTGACAACACTCAAACCCCGACACCGATTGATGTTGCCGGTGGCGGTGCCATAGAAATAGAATCGTCGGGAGTTTCAAAGAGCTCGAATGCGGTGGTGGGTGAGAGAGGTCGGTCAGTTAAGAGGAATCCAGATTTGAGAAATGGTGGTCAAAAGGAGGAGATTGGTGGTCGCCGGAGGAGTTTATCCAGGGTGAACGATAATGGCAGCGGCAATGGCAGGCGGGGCCGGTCAGTTTCCAGGGCCAAATTACCTTTTCGTGCTTCTGAGGTTTGGAAAACTTCATCAATTAAACTCCATTTTCGCTTATATTATCTACATTAGCTGTTATTGCTTAATTGTTCTTAACGGTGTCATTAAGACGAACAGTTGTCAATGATTTCTTCAACTTATGGTTGctttattttctttcaaaatagaGTGAAGTTGAACAAGAATCAAGAATACCAATCACATATGGAGGCAGAAGTAGTTCTATTCGGACATCTAGCAGTAATGGAAAGCTTCCTGTTAATGGTGTCAAAGCATTTGAGAAGAGGAGTTCCCATCCATCCCGCCACCCTTCAGTTAGACCACGTTCCTTCTTTCTCCATCGGATAAATAAACGATTCTTAAAAATACATTTAAATAAAGGGTTAAAACTCTATAGATTTTTCAAAACACAATGCCTTTTGGTTTTGTAAATGCATTGTTGTAACAGAAAAAGATAAAAGCAGGATGCTTTAATAACCAATAAAAGAAAGTGCATTGCAGTTATCCTAAAAATAAATGAGGAGAATTTGTAAAAAGATAGGACTTAATGTGGAATGTCTCATTTGCTTATATTTATAGTTTGATTCACAAGTCCCAAACTGGGAAGATGGAATCTCCACCAGCTCTTTATCTGAAGCCGAAGAGAAAACAATCAAAGCTGTCTATGAACAGATGAAGGTCAGATATTTTGTTTCATACTCagaagggcatttatgtcttttgcacaAATGAGAGTTTGAAAAGTAGTTCTTTGCTTCATCTTTTTTGGCTGCAGTCATTTGAAGGGGATAACTCAAGAAAAGACACTACATCAACCTCAAGtgaaatatatgaaactgtgagaTCTGAAGTGAGAAGAGCTATTGCTGATATACAAGATGACCTTCAACATGTGAGTTCTTATGGCTATTATTAATTTACAAAAGCTTTTAATACCACATAAATGTCACCTTTTACAGTTTATGCAATAAAGTTATATTCAATATGCAAAAGACGTAAACGCCCTCCcaaattttgacttttcttgacttcAGGCCATCAGGAGGAACACTACGGGTGCACTTGTGAGTACAGATGTTATGGATATATCTCCCAAGTTGGTCAAAACTGGGGCTGTTGACTTAGTGTTGGATATAAGAAGGGAATATGCCAAAGAACTTGAAGAGgtgatattttattatttttatattccaCTTTAGGGCTATGAAATATGATAACCAAAGTTTGGTGATTAAGTGGATTGATCTTAATTCTTAACTAAAGGGGAAACTTTCAACAAATTTGTGTGAAAATGTATAAATATTAGGTTGAAAATATAGTGGCTTTTATGTATTTTCCCTTTTTTGTAAATATATATAGATCAGTTTTATTGTTGattgaaattaatttttaattttgtttaaatATGTAGTCACAAGAACGTGCTAGAAAACTTCGATCAGATTTAGCCATTGAGGAACATCGCAAGCAAGAATTAAGCAGAATTCTCAAGGAGACACTTCCGGAACCAAAGACATCTGTTTCTCATAGATCACGTGTAGGAAGAAAAGTATGTAATTTTCATCAATTTAGACAACATATTTATTCTTttgattgatttgtttattacaaatttttaaagaaaatataaaccAATTAAAATTTTATGTAACACTACTAACCAAAATAacatttcaaaaataaagaaatacaACAAGTTATTTTtaatagggataatgacttgaaagggtaacgaactttcgactttgttcacatttagtcactaaacttttt includes these proteins:
- the LOC111880181 gene encoding uncharacterized protein LOC111880181 — protein: MATAAFKSNSRRSNAYRGVDSPKTEPPNPNPLPQKQRLRRSLSVNAVSRSTQIDISEFLNKRDNPLYWATGGSPADNTQTPTPIDVAGGGAIEIESSGVSKSSNAVVGERGRSVKRNPDLRNGGQKEEIGGRRRSLSRVNDNGSGNGRRGRSVSRAKLPFRASESEVEQESRIPITYGGRSSSIRTSSSNGKLPVNGVKAFEKRSSHPSRHPSFDSQVPNWEDGISTSSLSEAEEKTIKAVYEQMKSFEGDNSRKDTTSTSSEIYETVRSEVRRAIADIQDDLQHAIRRNTTGALVSTDVMDISPKLVKTGAVDLVLDIRREYAKELEESQERARKLRSDLAIEEHRKQELSRILKETLPEPKTSVSHRSRVGRKSSNERKKMSKRLNDEAMSYFDECVSISTFDSSDFSAAEDPSVNSTTTTMGPTTNAIDPKMIHKDPGSGSMADSSCSSQVLETTDAREWDGKFRFSFGQKSTESIEMKHDIKNYIKTFEKDTDLNLKSSRTNCIVDAYEYGQLEVNERLLFDKVLFKTRHASGSLHLCGGVGVPFISFSHLF